The DNA region ATCTGTTGGCTTCATGGAAGATGTGATGAAAAGAAACTTCCCAATCTAAAGAAGCCTTAACCACATCAGCACAAAGATGAAATCTGGAGCACTTGATAACAATAAAGTCATGAGCCAACTTAGAATCCATTTCCACCCATAAGACAGGTGGTTTAACTTCATGAGCTAGTTTTAGTCCCTTCAAACACCCCAAGTTGCAATAAAACCCTCTAATAACTCTGCCTGAAGAGGATCGAATAAAGCCACCACAAGCTGCTCTATCTGGGAGTGTTGAtccttgctctttttcctttgtatAAAAGGAGGGGGGGAATGCTGATCCTTACTTTACACTATGAGCAAACTACTATTCTGAAATCTGCACTTGGCATTTATATAGAAAAAAGATGGTATAAATATTGAATTTGTAAGAAACAAAGAAACATTTTAGTTTATCTAATCTGACTACAAATTtcagaattaaaggacattgtAAACTGATTGTCAAAACTTTCAGAAAAGAGCTGTTCATTAAACTCAAGGGAAGGGTGAACATTATACCACTCAAGGAGCATCATACACTTCATCATTTAGCTAGTATACACCCCACCCTATTAGATCAACAATTGACTCAAAATACATGTAGACGCCATTCCAAGAGGTGACTGTAAAATTCTCATTTGATTGTTTCCGCGTATGTCTACTTCCTCTCTACATCTTAGGTGTAGTACCTGTAACCAAACATCGTGAGAATGCCTTTGTAGTTCTTCAAAAATCAAGAGATGCAGGTCCTAAAGTTCTGACTTCCCTGCCTTCGGACTCTTCTTTGATGTGGTTGACTTTTTTCCCTTCCACCACTTTTGTACATGATTGGAAATTCTGTTTGCATGTTTCTTTAGCGTCATGCTTgtgtctgtaattccttttTTTATCAACTGTTTCCAGTCACTTTTTCCACTTTCTTTGTCTCTCAAAACTTTTCCCTACAATATACAGTTTATTTCAATTGCAGTCAATATTGACTCTAACAAAACACATTTCAATCACTATGAATGAAAGAGAGAGTACCAATTTTGAGGGGAAGCTCGCctgatcatcatcatcctcatcctcgTCTTCATCACCACCGAAATTCTTCATGTTCATTAAATCATCCCTTGAGTACATTTTCATGCCGGGTGCTCCTGGCATGCCCTGTAGCAGCATTAAATACAATATGATCATAATGCACTACCAGAAACATAATACATCAGGTAAAAGGAAGGATAAATCCTCTACATCTAAGCTTCAATTCAGGAGGCAAGGAGTTCAGGGTGATGGATGGATACTAGGTTCACTTATTGCTTAGTTCAGTTTATGCTTAATCCTCTTTATATATTAAACAAGATGGAAAAAGTAAAATACCTCCATTGATTTTAGTAGCTTTTCCATTTCAGCCTCCTTAGAAGACTTCGCAACAAATGGTTCACCAGGAGTCCTGTCCTGCAAGACACAAATAGATCTCCTGATTATAACTGAAGCAAACAGATCTTCCAACAGAACTTAAGTTCCTAATACAAACAACCATGTTAAGTGCATTTCAAGTTGAAATCCTACGAAGGAACAATTTAATTGGTGAATTGGATTACATAGAATTTTGATCCTAAAGTGCAGGGTGAGGGTTAAGTGTAGTGTTGATGGTTGATAGATTAAACACTGTAGTATGTTATAAAATCAGAACACATGGATAACAAACCATGGAATACAAGTAATATAACAAATTAAAGGGGGTGCAAAGAAGCAGCATTCCTGATCAAAACAGGTTCTgagcacacacacacacacacacatccATACATAAACATATTTTGAAAAATAGCCAATTTAACAACCCTTTGCATAGGAGTTAATACATGTAGGTGCtaagaagtattttccagattcTAAAGTGACTTTTATGGCCTGAGAGTAAAGTATGATAATCTTTTACACTGCGGGTTGCAGCAGCAGCATTCACAAACTTAATACTACAGAAAAGAAGATTGAATATTTAACAAGACAAACACAGATGCAATTATGTTCACATCAAAGCTGTATGCCAATCATAAGATAATACTACTTGAAGCATCAATTTCATATTACAGTTTACCTTGGGGACAGGGGGAGGCTTGGTACTGCATGCTTTAGTCAAGTCTTTGCAAAGATAGTTGAACAATGAATCAATATCAGACTTAGATTTATACAAATATTCAGCCACATCGGTATCAGAATATCCTATAACCTGAAAATTCCAAATTCCAAATTTACTAATTACAAACATCCctgaataaaaatttaattagatACCTTGAAATAGACATAATATACATATGCATAAGCAACAGAGAGAGCACAATTCGGATCATGAATGGTGCTGCATCAGAGTGTTATTAATTGATTTGAACTAGATAGTATAAGGTTCTTTCCCCCTTACAGAACCAAAAAAGGTTGTGTTATTCACTGGTGATCAAGAAAGGCACTTGGAGAAGGCAGAAGAAAGTGTCATACCTCCTGACAGGCTCTCTCAATCGTCTTGCATTCAGAATTGCATTGTCCCTCAGAGTCATGCTCCTCCAGCTGATATAACCATAACATCAATATAACACCAACAATTCAACATAGCCACCAACACACTTATTTTACAGTTATCCATTCAAAATCCAAAGCAAGCTCACAGTTCAGCAACAACAATTGATCAAACAAATTGAAAAGTTGGATCCTCTTACCTCAAGCCTATCTCCTTTTTCCACAATGTCTATGCGCAATATCCAATCCGCTTCAACCTTTTTCA from Lotus japonicus ecotype B-129 chromosome 2, LjGifu_v1.2 includes:
- the LOC130739089 gene encoding uncharacterized protein LOC130739089, giving the protein MKGVFWFVFVSVVIAASIPVSHCSKKPVGVARKEDIPYIKCQVCEKLAKHLYQQVENKKAEIAPKKISEYQIIEIAENVCNLKKVEADWILRIDIVEKGDRLELEEHDSEGQCNSECKTIERACQEVIGYSDTDVAEYLYKSKSDIDSLFNYLCKDLTKACSTKPPPVPKDRTPGEPFVAKSSKEAEMEKLLKSMEGMPGAPGMKMYSRDDLMNMKNFGGDEDEDEDDDDQASFPSKLGKVLRDKESGKSDWKQLIKKGITDTSMTLKKHANRISNHVQKWWKGKKSTTSKKSPKAGKSEL